A stretch of the Hydra vulgaris chromosome 09, alternate assembly HydraT2T_AEP genome encodes the following:
- the LOC136085261 gene encoding uncharacterized protein LOC136085261, translating into MHPTLDNGLDSAKDLDHVDFVTECIIASQKESVSPNLSFTLHKSLELATSNETSQPHGVTFGSLAGLEIKNTKRTGIKRRVNHAEKITGSPYKSQLEESLTLKYKNRQPRKKCIKKDISTHQKARLNNLDAKGVINKQLCAKCQYSYGDPVDPYLKDNWDKCHKCSRWWHETCAAIRGVYAKKVFTCDDCMKH; encoded by the exons ATGCATCCTACTCTCGACAATGGGTTAGACTCTGCTAAAGATTTAGATCATGTTGATTTTGTCACAGAATGTATTATTGCTTCTCAAAAAG aatctgTTTCACCAAACTTATCATTTACACTTCATAAGTCATTAGAATTAGCCACCTCTAATGAAACCTCACAACCTCATGGTGTTACATTTGGATCACTAGCTGgacttgaaattaaaaatacaaaacgaaCAGGTATAAAAAGAAGGGTAAATCATGCTGAAAAAATTACTGGATCACCATATAAATCTCAGCTAGAGGAATCTTTAACTTTGAAATATAAGAACAGGCAGCCACGTAAAAAGTgcattaaaaaagatatatctaCACATCAAAAGGCACGTTTGAATAACCTTGATGCAAAAGGTGTgattaataaacaactttgtGCAAAATGTCAATACAGTTATGGTGATCCTGTCGATCCGTATTTAAAGGATAATTGGGATAAATGCCATAAATGCTCCAGATGGTGGCATGAAACATGTGCTGCTATACGTGGTGTTTatgctaaaaaagtatttacttgTGATGATTGTATGAAACActga